From Streptomyces sp. NBC_00690, a single genomic window includes:
- a CDS encoding glycine--tRNA ligase, with product MAADKIDTIVNLSKRRGFVYPCSEIYGGQKAAWDYGPLGVELKENLKRQWWRYMVTSREDVVGIDSSVILASEVWEASGHVATFSDPLTECTSCHKRYRADHLIEAYEAKHGRTPENGLADINCPHCGTKGAFTDPKQFSGLLATHLGPTQDSGSVAYLRPETAQGIFTNFAQVQQTSRKKPPFGIAQMGKSFRNEITPGNFIFRTREFEQMEMEFFVKPGEDEHWQQYWMDQRWNWYTGLGMREENMRWYDHPKDKLSHYSKRTADIEYRFQFGGNEWGELEGVANRTDFDLTAHSKASGHDLSYFDQEAGERWTPYVIEPAAGVGRAMLAFLLDAYNEDEAPNAKGVLEKRAVMRLDPRLAPVKVAVLPLSRNPQLSPKAKGLAADLRQNWNIEFDDAGAIGRRYRRQDEIGTPFCVTVDFDTLDDNAVTVRERDTMTQERVSLDQIQSYLGSRLLGC from the coding sequence GTGGCCGCCGACAAGATCGATACGATCGTCAACCTGAGCAAGCGCCGTGGCTTCGTCTACCCCTGCAGCGAGATCTACGGCGGTCAGAAGGCCGCCTGGGACTACGGGCCGCTGGGCGTGGAACTGAAGGAGAACCTCAAGCGTCAGTGGTGGCGCTACATGGTCACCTCGCGTGAGGACGTCGTCGGCATCGACTCGTCGGTGATCTTGGCCAGTGAGGTCTGGGAGGCTTCCGGCCATGTCGCAACCTTCAGCGACCCGCTCACCGAGTGCACCTCCTGCCACAAGCGCTACCGTGCCGACCACCTGATCGAGGCGTACGAGGCCAAGCACGGCAGGACCCCCGAGAACGGCCTGGCGGACATCAACTGCCCGCACTGCGGCACCAAGGGCGCCTTCACCGACCCCAAGCAGTTCTCGGGTCTGCTCGCCACCCACCTCGGCCCCACCCAGGACTCCGGCTCCGTCGCCTATCTGCGTCCCGAGACGGCCCAGGGCATCTTCACCAACTTTGCCCAGGTGCAGCAGACCTCGCGCAAGAAGCCGCCGTTCGGCATCGCCCAGATGGGCAAGTCGTTCCGGAACGAGATCACGCCCGGCAACTTCATCTTCCGCACCCGTGAGTTCGAGCAGATGGAGATGGAGTTCTTCGTCAAGCCCGGCGAGGACGAGCACTGGCAGCAGTACTGGATGGACCAGCGCTGGAACTGGTACACGGGCCTCGGCATGCGCGAAGAGAACATGCGCTGGTACGACCACCCCAAGGACAAGCTCTCCCACTACTCGAAGCGCACCGCCGACATCGAGTACCGCTTCCAGTTCGGCGGCAACGAGTGGGGCGAGCTGGAGGGTGTCGCCAACCGCACCGACTTCGACCTCACCGCCCACTCCAAGGCGTCCGGTCACGACCTCTCGTACTTCGACCAGGAAGCCGGCGAGCGCTGGACCCCGTACGTCATCGAGCCCGCCGCCGGTGTCGGCCGCGCGATGCTGGCCTTCCTCCTCGACGCGTACAACGAGGACGAGGCGCCCAACGCCAAGGGCGTCCTGGAGAAGCGCGCCGTGATGCGTCTCGACCCGCGCCTGGCCCCGGTGAAGGTCGCGGTGCTGCCGCTCTCGCGCAACCCGCAGCTCTCCCCAAAGGCCAAGGGCCTGGCGGCCGACCTGCGGCAGAACTGGAACATCGAGTTCGATGACGCGGGCGCGATCGGCCGCCGCTACCGTCGTCAGGACGAGATCGGTACTCCGTTCTGCGTCACCGTCGACTTCGACACTCTCGACGACAACGCGGTGACCGTGCGTGAGCGCGACACCATGACGCAGGAGCGCGTCTCCCTGGACCAGATCCAGTCCTACCTCGGCAGCCGTCTCCTCGGCTGCTGA
- a CDS encoding metal ABC transporter substrate-binding protein: MNIGRLIRTTAATGAVALGLVAVSACASSDAADGKENGKLKVVASFYPMEYLAERIGGDHVSVSTLTKPGVEPHDLELKPRQTAELGEAGLILYLKGIQPAVDKAIGQSEAKHKIDAATLTKLETHQGTDHGHDHGTEEHGTEGHSEEDHDHASEAGGDPHIWLDPVKYAEVAKGVNSALAKADPDNSAAYQKNTDALVGELNTLDAAYRQGLKSTTTKTFITTHTSFGYLAERYGLDQEGISGVNPESEPSPARIKELQALAAKEKVTTVFFETLASDRTAKTLADDTGLKTDVLDPLEGITDKSKGDDYVAVMESNLTALKKALGAK; this comes from the coding sequence ATGAACATAGGACGCCTTATACGCACAACAGCCGCCACCGGTGCAGTGGCGCTCGGCCTGGTCGCCGTGTCCGCCTGCGCCTCCTCCGATGCCGCCGACGGCAAGGAGAACGGCAAGCTGAAGGTCGTGGCGTCCTTCTACCCCATGGAGTACCTGGCCGAGCGCATAGGAGGCGACCATGTCTCCGTCTCCACCCTGACCAAGCCGGGTGTCGAGCCGCACGACCTGGAGCTCAAGCCGCGCCAGACCGCCGAACTGGGCGAGGCAGGTCTGATCCTCTACCTCAAGGGCATCCAGCCCGCCGTGGACAAGGCCATCGGCCAGTCCGAGGCCAAGCACAAGATCGACGCCGCCACCCTCACCAAGTTGGAGACCCACCAGGGCACCGACCACGGCCATGACCATGGCACGGAGGAGCACGGCACGGAAGGCCACTCCGAGGAAGATCACGACCACGCGAGCGAGGCCGGCGGCGATCCACACATCTGGCTCGACCCGGTGAAGTACGCCGAGGTCGCCAAGGGCGTGAACAGCGCCCTCGCCAAGGCGGACCCGGACAACTCCGCGGCCTACCAGAAGAACACCGACGCCCTGGTGGGCGAGCTGAACACGCTGGACGCCGCCTACCGCCAGGGCCTCAAGAGCACCACCACCAAGACCTTCATCACCACCCACACCTCCTTCGGCTACCTCGCCGAGCGGTACGGGCTGGACCAGGAGGGCATCTCCGGCGTCAACCCGGAATCCGAGCCCAGCCCGGCCAGGATCAAGGAGCTCCAGGCCCTGGCGGCCAAGGAGAAGGTGACCACGGTCTTCTTCGAGACGCTCGCCAGCGACCGCACGGCCAAGACACTGGCCGACGACACCGGGCTGAAGACGGACGTCCTCGACCCGCTCGAAGGCATCACCGACAAGTCCAAGGGCGACGACTACGTCGCCGTGATGGAGTCGAACCTCACCGCCCTCAAGAAGGCCCTGGGCGCGAAATGA
- a CDS encoding metal ABC transporter ATP-binding protein translates to MKPPWEAAVPSGSEPVISLCGARATLGSRPVLRGVDLTVTRGEVVALLGANGSGKSTAVRSLIGQVPLTEGEIALFGTELRHFRQWSRIGYVPQRTTAASGVPATIREVVSSGRLSRARLGRLSRADRAAVDRAIELVGLSDRAEDSVSALSGGQHQRVLIARALASEPELLIMDEPMAGVDLASQEILADTLRDQVAAGTTVLLVLHELGAIEPLIDRAVVLRDGCVVHDGPPPKATGQHALPGHDHVHPHAAHEPLRTGLLS, encoded by the coding sequence ATGAAACCACCGTGGGAGGCAGCTGTGCCATCGGGGAGCGAACCCGTCATATCCCTCTGCGGAGCCCGGGCCACGCTCGGCTCCCGGCCCGTGCTGCGCGGCGTCGATCTGACCGTCACGCGCGGCGAGGTGGTCGCCCTGCTCGGCGCCAACGGCTCCGGCAAGTCCACCGCCGTACGCTCGCTCATCGGGCAGGTGCCCCTCACCGAGGGTGAGATCGCGCTCTTCGGCACCGAGCTGCGGCACTTTCGCCAGTGGTCGCGCATCGGCTACGTGCCGCAGCGCACCACCGCCGCCAGCGGAGTGCCCGCGACGATTCGCGAGGTCGTCTCCTCCGGCCGGCTCTCCCGGGCCCGGCTGGGCCGGCTCTCCCGGGCCGACCGGGCGGCCGTGGACCGCGCCATCGAACTCGTGGGGCTGAGCGACAGGGCCGAGGACTCGGTGAGCGCACTCTCCGGCGGCCAGCACCAGCGTGTGCTGATCGCCCGCGCTCTCGCCTCTGAACCCGAACTGCTGATCATGGACGAGCCCATGGCAGGCGTCGACCTCGCCAGCCAGGAGATCCTCGCCGACACCCTGCGCGACCAGGTCGCGGCCGGTACGACCGTCCTCCTCGTCCTGCACGAGCTGGGCGCCATCGAGCCCCTGATCGACCGGGCCGTGGTGCTGCGCGACGGCTGTGTGGTCCACGACGGACCGCCCCCCAAGGCCACCGGTCAGCACGCCCTGCCCGGCCACGACCACGTACATCCGCACGCGGCCCACGAGCCGCTCCGCACGGGACTGCTGAGCTGA
- a CDS encoding metal ABC transporter permease, which yields MEILETAFMQRALLAALLVGITAPAVGIYLVQRRQALMGDGIGHVAMTGVGLGFLLSTNPIWMATVVSVIGAVAMELIRAYGKTRGDIALAMLFYGGMAGGVLLINLSDTGSTANLGSFLFGSLSTVSDADLTAIAVLAAFVMLVSVGLRRQLFAVSQDEEFARVTGLPVRALNLLIAVTAAVTVSVAMRVVGLLLVSALMVVPVAAAQQISRSFKATFALAVAIGVIVSLAGTTTSYYQDVPPGATIVLLAIAVFILLTAVAAPLAKRRARHHVPPAAPGRAECDSELPGMRQPGDGVRA from the coding sequence ATGGAAATCCTGGAAACGGCCTTCATGCAGCGGGCGCTCCTCGCGGCGCTCCTCGTCGGAATCACCGCGCCGGCCGTCGGCATCTATCTGGTGCAGCGACGGCAGGCACTGATGGGCGACGGCATCGGCCATGTCGCCATGACCGGTGTCGGCCTCGGCTTCCTGCTCTCCACCAACCCCATCTGGATGGCCACCGTCGTCTCGGTGATCGGTGCCGTCGCGATGGAGCTGATCAGGGCCTACGGCAAGACGCGCGGGGACATCGCACTGGCGATGCTGTTCTACGGCGGCATGGCGGGCGGTGTCCTGCTGATCAATCTGTCGGACACCGGGTCCACGGCGAACCTCGGTTCGTTCCTGTTCGGCTCGCTCTCCACGGTCTCCGACGCCGACCTCACCGCGATCGCCGTACTGGCCGCCTTCGTGATGCTGGTGTCGGTGGGACTGCGGCGGCAACTATTCGCGGTCAGCCAGGACGAGGAGTTCGCGCGGGTCACCGGACTGCCGGTGCGCGCCCTGAACCTGCTGATCGCCGTGACGGCCGCCGTCACCGTCTCGGTCGCCATGCGCGTGGTGGGACTCCTGCTGGTGAGCGCGCTGATGGTGGTTCCCGTGGCGGCGGCGCAGCAGATCTCCCGCTCGTTCAAGGCGACGTTCGCGCTGGCCGTGGCGATCGGCGTGATCGTGTCCCTGGCAGGCACCACCACCTCGTACTACCAGGACGTACCGCCCGGGGCGACGATCGTGCTGCTCGCGATCGCCGTGTTCATCCTGTTGACCGCCGTCGCCGCTCCGCTGGCGAAGCGACGGGCCCGACACCACGTCCCACCAGCGGCGCCGGGCCGCGCCGAGTGCGATTCGGAGCTGCCGGGTATGCGTCAGCCGGGTGACGGCGTCAGGGCCTGA
- a CDS encoding Fur family transcriptional regulator translates to MATAPSGGNTASVRGRSTRQRAAVAAALDEVDEFRSAQELHDMLRHRGDSVGLTTVYRTLQSLADAGEVDVLRTSDGESVYRRCSTDDHHHHLVCRGCGKAVEVEGPAVEQWAETVAAQHGFVNVAHTVEIFGTCADCANA, encoded by the coding sequence GTGGCGACTGCGCCCAGCGGCGGTAACACCGCCTCAGTGCGAGGGCGGTCCACACGACAGCGTGCCGCCGTCGCGGCGGCGCTCGACGAGGTGGATGAGTTCCGCAGCGCACAGGAACTCCACGACATGCTCAGACATCGCGGCGACTCCGTGGGTCTGACGACGGTCTACCGCACCCTGCAATCCCTGGCCGACGCCGGCGAGGTCGATGTCCTGCGCACCAGCGACGGCGAGTCCGTCTACCGACGCTGCTCGACCGACGACCACCACCACCATCTGGTGTGCCGCGGCTGCGGCAAGGCGGTGGAGGTCGAAGGTCCGGCGGTGGAGCAGTGGGCGGAGACGGTGGCCGCCCAGCACGGCTTCGTGAACGTGGCGCACACCGTGGAGATCTTCGGCACCTGCGCCGACTGCGCGAACGCCTGA
- a CDS encoding YcxB family protein, translated as MAENAHHAHQTDHTDHAAGAVPESVELAYWPVYADILIGVLVQRRKTRSGRAQLVGWPIGALAAFAAAWIRFDATGRVTDPAAAMLVTAGIFLVVLTLFLPRLMARQYHRLTKEHGEYRAVLDEQGVHFTAERFSHSSDWTLLNRYVETAEHFVLLSADKGAVGLVVLPKRGVQQPAAPAGIDGLRALLDGRLRRV; from the coding sequence GTGGCTGAGAACGCCCACCACGCTCACCAGACCGATCACACCGATCACGCCGCCGGGGCCGTACCGGAGTCCGTGGAGCTGGCCTATTGGCCCGTTTACGCGGACATCCTCATCGGGGTGCTCGTCCAGCGGAGGAAGACCCGGTCGGGCCGTGCCCAACTGGTGGGATGGCCCATCGGGGCGCTCGCCGCCTTCGCGGCGGCCTGGATCCGTTTCGACGCCACTGGTCGGGTGACCGACCCCGCTGCGGCGATGCTGGTGACCGCGGGGATCTTCCTGGTGGTACTGACGCTGTTCCTGCCCCGGCTCATGGCACGGCAGTACCACCGGCTGACCAAGGAGCACGGTGAGTACCGGGCCGTGCTCGACGAGCAGGGGGTGCACTTCACCGCCGAACGGTTCTCGCACTCCTCCGACTGGACGCTCCTCAACCGGTACGTGGAGACGGCGGAGCACTTCGTCCTGCTCAGTGCGGACAAGGGCGCGGTCGGTCTGGTCGTGCTCCCCAAGCGGGGCGTGCAGCAGCCCGCAGCACCCGCAGGCATAGACGGTCTGCGGGCGCTGCTCGACGGGCGGCTACGGCGGGTCTGA
- a CDS encoding isoprenyl transferase encodes MARRGILGRARRDYKVPEPHPSGARPPKIPGELVPNHVACVMDGNGRWAKERGLPRTEGHKVGEGVVLDVLKGCLEMGVKNLSLYAFSTENWKRSPDEVRFLMNFNRDVIRRRRDEMNELGIRIRWVGRMPKMWKSVVQELQVAQEQTKDNDAMTLYFCVNYGGRAEVADAAQRIALDVAAGKLDPSKVSEKTVQKYLYYPDMPDVDLFLRPSGEQRSSNYLIWQSAYAEFVFQDVLWPDFDRRDLWRACLEYAQRDRRFGGAIPNEVPGQARG; translated from the coding sequence ATGGCACGACGCGGAATCCTGGGCAGGGCCCGCCGCGACTACAAGGTTCCCGAGCCGCACCCTTCCGGCGCCCGGCCGCCGAAGATCCCCGGTGAGCTGGTGCCCAACCATGTGGCCTGTGTCATGGACGGCAACGGCCGTTGGGCCAAGGAACGGGGACTGCCGCGCACGGAGGGCCACAAGGTGGGCGAGGGCGTCGTCCTCGACGTGCTGAAGGGCTGTCTGGAGATGGGCGTCAAGAACCTCTCCCTGTACGCCTTCTCCACCGAGAACTGGAAGCGTTCGCCCGACGAGGTCCGCTTCCTGATGAACTTCAACCGTGATGTCATCCGTCGCCGCCGCGATGAGATGAACGAGCTGGGCATCCGCATCCGCTGGGTCGGCCGGATGCCCAAGATGTGGAAGTCGGTCGTCCAGGAACTCCAGGTCGCCCAGGAGCAGACCAAGGACAACGACGCCATGACCTTGTACTTTTGCGTCAACTACGGCGGCCGGGCGGAGGTCGCCGACGCCGCACAGCGCATCGCCCTCGATGTGGCCGCGGGCAAGTTGGACCCGTCCAAGGTCAGTGAGAAGACGGTGCAGAAGTACCTGTACTACCCGGATATGCCGGACGTCGATCTCTTCCTGCGCCCCAGCGGCGAGCAGCGCAGCTCCAACTATCTGATCTGGCAGAGCGCGTACGCGGAGTTCGTCTTCCAGGACGTGCTGTGGCCGGACTTCGACCGTCGCGACCTGTGGCGGGCCTGTCTGGAGTACGCCCAGCGCGACCGTCGTTTCGGCGGTGCGATCCCCAACGAGGTCCCGGGGCAGGCACGTGGCTGA
- the recO gene encoding DNA repair protein RecO: MSLFRDDGIVLRTQKLGEADRIITLLTRGHGRVRAVARGVRRTKSKFGARLEPFSHVDVQFFARGSELIGRGLPLCTQSETIAPYGGGIVTDYARYTAGTAMLETAERFTDHEGEPAVQQYLLLVGALRSLARGEHAPHLILDAFLLRSLAVNGYAPSFDDCAKCGLHGPNRFFSVAAGGVVCGDCRVPGCVVPSAQALGLLSALLTGDWPTADACEARHVREGTGLVSAYLHWHLERGLRSLRYVEYGEKQPR; encoded by the coding sequence ATGAGCCTGTTCCGTGACGATGGGATCGTCCTGCGCACCCAGAAGCTCGGCGAGGCCGACCGCATCATCACCCTGCTCACCCGCGGCCACGGCCGTGTGCGGGCGGTCGCCCGGGGCGTGCGCCGCACCAAGTCGAAGTTCGGTGCCCGGCTGGAGCCCTTCTCCCACGTCGACGTGCAGTTCTTCGCCCGTGGCAGCGAACTGATCGGCCGCGGCCTCCCCCTGTGCACCCAGAGCGAGACGATCGCCCCCTACGGCGGCGGGATCGTCACGGACTACGCCCGCTACACGGCGGGCACCGCCATGCTGGAGACCGCCGAGCGGTTCACCGACCACGAGGGCGAACCCGCGGTCCAGCAGTACCTCCTCCTCGTCGGGGCGCTGCGCTCCCTCGCCCGCGGCGAGCACGCACCCCACCTGATCCTCGACGCCTTCCTGTTGCGCTCCCTCGCCGTGAACGGTTACGCCCCCAGCTTCGACGACTGTGCGAAGTGCGGCCTCCACGGTCCCAATCGCTTCTTCTCCGTCGCCGCCGGCGGGGTCGTGTGCGGCGACTGCCGGGTGCCCGGCTGCGTCGTACCCTCGGCGCAGGCCCTCGGCCTGCTCAGCGCACTGCTGACCGGTGACTGGCCCACGGCCGATGCCTGTGAGGCGCGCCACGTCCGGGAGGGCACCGGGCTGGTGTCCGCCTATCTGCACTGGCACCTGGAGCGCGGCCTGCGCTCGCTCCGCTATGTCGAGTACGGCGAGAAACAGCCCCGGTGA